The DNA window TTAACATTGCTTTTCTAAGGATCGTGAATTAAATCATATCGGCAATCCCAGTCGTAAGGGCTTGGCATTCGGGCAGAAACCTTTGCCATAGCTATATGGCATCGTTTGCGGAAACGCATCGCAATACACTCATATAAAGAATAATCAGTTAACTTCAACAAGGGTTGAGAAACCGGGTTCTTAAGCAGAAATCGACCCTTCCAGCGTTTAGTCATGGCAAGAACCCCGGTTTCTGCGACTACTACAAGATTTGAGTTAAGCAGTTTTTGTATCCGGTTTCTTTAAACATCCTTAGGAAAACCGCCTACTCTTTTGGATCGCCAGTATAGCTTTTGGTAATCAGCACATGGAGTTTAACCGTTACAGCATTGATGGGGGTTAGGCAAACAAGCAAATTCTAGTCAATTACTGTTTCTTAAAGAGGTTTGCAATGGCTGGTAGTCCAAAGATCTGGTTAATTACAGGAAGCTCTACGGGATTTGGTCGATCGCTGACTGAAGCAGTCCTCAAGCATGGTGATACTGTCATTGCAACGGCACGCAAACCCGAACAACTGGAGGAGTTGATTCAACACTATCCCGATACCATCAAAACTGTTCGGCTGGATGTCACCCAGATCCAGGAGGTTCATGATGCGGTCAACGCAGCGATCGCTGCCTTTGGTCGAATTGATGTGCTGGTAAACAATGCGGGGTATGGTTTGATTGGTGCCTTAGAAGAAGTCAGCGATGAACAAATCCAGCGGAATTTTGACACGAACCTGTTTGGTGCGATTCATATGATGCGGGCAGTATTACCCGTGATGCGGCAGCAGGGGAGTGGACATATTGTGAATATGTCGGCGATCGCGGGTTTTAGCAATGAATTAGGCTTCTCCATCTACGGAGGTGCTAAATTTGCCCTCGAAGGCGTCTCGGAGGCAGTACACGGAGAAGCCGCCCCCTTTGGGATAAAAGTCACGATCGTAGAGCCAGGACCGTTTCGTACAGATTTTATTGGACGTTCCCTGGTTCAAGCCGAACATCAAATGGAGGAGTACCAACCAACCGTCGGCAAGTTTCTGCACTTTCTCAGTACCATTGAAGGGAAACAACCGGGTGACCCAGTTAAGGCAGCCAATACCATTATTCAGGTGGTGGAATCGGAAAATCCACCCCTGCGGTTGGTGCTGGGCAAGTATGCTTACCACAAATTTCGTGAAAAGATTGAGTCTCTCACCCAGGAGTTAGATGCGTGGGAAACACTGGCAGCCAATACTGATTTTGAGGATGCTTAATGGCTCAATCAATGCTTTGTGTTGAGGATTTGCTCATCTTAGAACCGTTTCAGCACCTTCCCCAGGGACGGCTGGAGTGGCTGTGCGATCGTGCCCAAACTGTCTCCCTGCGAGTGGGGGATGTGCTTGTCCATGAAGGTGATCCCCATCGGGGGTTGTTTATTCTGATCAGGGGGCAAATGGTGATCACGCGTCGGAGTGAAGGCGTTGAAATTCCCCTGGGGCGTCATGATGCGCCTGCATATTTTGGTGAAGTACAGGTGTTGACTGACGAGCCTGTCCCGGTCACGCTACGGGCAATCACAGATTGTGACCTCTACGAAATAGAGGGCGACGACTTTCGCAAGTTGGTACACGAATGCCGTGAGTTTGAACGCATGGTGTTTCGCCTGGTCGAACGACGCCTGCGCGGGCTGGAATCGTTTATTCGTGGACGGGAAAAAATGGCGGCTCTGGGTACGCTGGCAGCGGGGCTTGCCCATGAACTCAATAATCCAGCTGCGGCACTTGTGCGCGCCCTGCGAGAGATGCCAGCGGCAATTCTGGAACTACAACGGATGAACCTGGTCTACGGTCAACACCAGGTTGAACCCGAACACACCCAACTATGGATACAGGCGCGGGATGCAGGCAATGATGCAATTTTGACCGATCGCGTTGATCCCGTCAGCCTCAGCGATCGGGAAGAACGATTGCTGAACTGGTTAGAAGACTACGGTGTACACCAAGCATGGAAAGTGGCTGAACCCCTGGCAGAAGCTGGGATTGAGATTGAAACCCTGGAGCATTTGATGCAGCGTTGGCGCAATGATCCAACCGAAATGCGCGAAATGGGGTTGCATTGGCTTGCCCTTTCCTTCGAAATGATGGCGATGATTAAACACGGGTTACGGGGGGCAGAGCGCATTTCAGAACTGGTTCAGTCAATGAAATCCTATTCCTTTCTCGACCAGGGAGTGCAACAGGAAGTGGATGTGCATCAGGGGTTGGAAGATACCCTGCGACTATTTGCCTACAAACTTAAACAGGGGATTCAGGTAAAACGGAATTATGCCCCCCAACTTCCGACAGTGTTTGCCTATGGGAGCGAGTTGAACCAGGTATGGACTAATTTGATTGATAACGCGATCGACGCGATGAACGGTAAAGGTCTGCTAGAAATTACCACTCACCTGAAAACGCATTTGATTCGCGTTGATATTGTTGACTCTGGTAGCGGAATTCCAGCTGAGGTTCAATCGCGCATTTTTGAACCATTCTTTACCACTAAACCCGTTGGTCAGGGGTCAGGATTGGGACTGGAAACCGTGCGACGCATTGTTGAGAATCGGCATCGGGGGGCGATTTTGTTTGAATCACAACCAGGAAGAACCTGTTTCACAGTTTGCTTACCCATTACCCAGGAGCATTTTAACGGACTCTGGTAGAGCTGCCATGAATCGCGGCTCTACCAATAGGGGATGAGCGTACCCATACAATTCGGTAGGGTCCTGACGGGTGGGAGCGTGGGAAGGTGGGCATTTCCTACTCTTCCACCATTGCGCTCCTAATTCCGGGTTGAAGGGGAATGGGCGGATGAAAGCGGGTTGTTATTTCTCCACGTCCGTTGCGTTTTTCAATTGTCGTTACAACTAATACACTGTAAGTTCATCGACTTGCCGTATATTATAGAACTCAGCGCACTACTTTTTCTGAAGTCGCTGGGGCTGATCCGCTTCAAAGTGCTTTGAGGTCGCTGATTGGGGCGATCGCAACATATTTTGCTGCTTACAAACGATGGTGAATGGGAAGGTAGCCACCCAGAATTAGTCGAGAAACTTTTTGGATAGCGCGAGAATCTGGTAGAACAATGACTCTGGAACAACTTCGAATCTTTTTAGCCGTTGCAGAAAATCTCCACTTTACCCGCGCCGCAGAAACGCTGTATATCACTCAACCCGCCGTTAGCGCAGCGATTCAAAGCCTGGAGACAGAATATAGTGTGAAGCTGTTTCACCGGGTGGGGCGACGGGTAGAAATTACAGAAGCCGGAAAGCTTTTGTATGTTGAAGCACAAAAGATTCTAGAGCAGGTGATGGTCGCAGAGCGGAATCTGCGGGAGTTGAACAATTTGCAACAGGGTGAATTGCGGCTGGGGGCAAGTCTGACCATTGGCAATTATTGGTTACCGGACAAGATAAGCCAGTTTCAGCAGGATTATCCGGGAATTCAGGTGAACTGCACCCTGGCCAATGCCGAAGAAATTGCCGAAGGAACCGCATCCGGACGGTTTGATCTGGGATTGGTGTCGGGTGAGGTGAAATCGACCCTGAGAGATGCGCTGTTGCAGGAAGTTGTGGGGCGCGATCGCCTGCAAATTGTCGTAGGGCAGTCTCACCCCTGGTTTCATCGGACCATCGTGCAGGTTGAAGAGTTGCTAACCACTCCCTGGGTGCTGCGGGAAGCCGGGTCTGGTGCCCAACAGGTGTTTGAACAAGCCCTCCGCAACTGGCGGGTTGACCTTTCGCAGTTGAGCACGATGCTGGTACTTACCAGTAGCGAAATGGTGAAAGCGATCGTCGAACGGGGCAATGCCGCCGCAGCTTTACCAGAGTTAATGGTTTACAAAGAACTGCAATTGAAAACATTAAAAGCAGTTCAAGTGGTTGTTCAAGATTCTGATGCATCGACAATTTTAGAAATTGTGCAACCCATTCTGAAATTGAAACATGCTCAGAGGTTCCAGGCTCAAACCATGCTGGCGTTTGAGAAAATTTTGCAAAGGCAGGTAGCGATCGCCCAATCCCTTTCAACCTGTTTGAAAGCGACCCCCTAACCTCAGGATCTCGAATTCAATCATACCGACAATTCCAGGCGTAAGGGCTGACATGCGGCAAATAGGCTGGCGGCGATGGCAAAGGTTTTTGCCCGTCTGCCAAGCCCCCACAGGTTACCGACTTTATTTTGTTCTTGTTCCTGAGTCTTCCACCGTATTTCGAGAAACCGGGTTTCTAGTGAGGATAGTTAACGAGAACCGGGCAGCTTCCAGAAGCAACCCGGTTTCTATACCCTCTCTCGCACAACTGTTCCCCCCTAATTGGGAATCGCTCCATCGTTGGTAAACTATAGAAATGATTACGCTCTTTTTATTGAGAGACAACCGAGCATGGCGCAGTTAACGACACAAACCCTGACTGAATCAGAGATTCCTGCCCTTGAGGCAGAGCTTTCCAGGCAAACTCCGCAAAAGATTCTGGAACGAGCCTTAAGCCTGTTTGACAACATTGCCATCTCCTTCAGTGGCGCTGAGGATGTTGTTTTAATTGATATGGCTTACAGACTCAATCGACAGATTCAAGTTTTTAGTCTTGATACCGGTCGGTTGCATCCTGAAACCTATCAATTCATTGAGCAAGTCAGGAAGCATTACGGGATTGCGATCGAGATTATGTATCCTGATGCAACCCAGGTAGAAACACTGGTTCAGACAAAAGGGCTGTTCAGTTTCTACGAAGATGGGCACCAGGAATGCTGTGGAATTCGCAAAGTTGCTCCCCTGCGGCGCAAGTTATCGACTCTGGATGCCTGGATCACAGGGCAACGGCAGGATCAAAGCCCCACTACACGGGGTAATGTTCCGGTTGTTCAGTTAGATCATGCGTTTTCGATCGAAGGCAAGCCGTTGGTTAAGTTCAACCCCCTGTCTCATTGGACTTCAGCGGATGTTTGGATGTACATTCGCTCCTATGAGATTCCCTACAACCCGTTGCATGAGCGGGGCTTTGTTAGCATTGGATGTGAACCCTGTACCCGTCCTGTGCTGCCAAATCAGCATGAGCGTGAAGGTCGCTGGTGGTGGGAAGATGCGGGTAAGAAGGAATGTGGGTTACACGCAGTGAATCAATCTTCAACGCTGGTAGCGGACACCGATAAGTAGATCCCCAAAAGCACAACCAAAAATGCAAAGCCGTTGAGTATGCTGATGGTTTGCCCAAACAAAACCATTGCAAAACCAGCGGCGATGCCTGGAACCGCTAACATCGCTACCGCTACCAGACTCGCCGAGA is part of the Kovacikia minuta CCNUW1 genome and encodes:
- a CDS encoding oxidoreductase, giving the protein MAGSPKIWLITGSSTGFGRSLTEAVLKHGDTVIATARKPEQLEELIQHYPDTIKTVRLDVTQIQEVHDAVNAAIAAFGRIDVLVNNAGYGLIGALEEVSDEQIQRNFDTNLFGAIHMMRAVLPVMRQQGSGHIVNMSAIAGFSNELGFSIYGGAKFALEGVSEAVHGEAAPFGIKVTIVEPGPFRTDFIGRSLVQAEHQMEEYQPTVGKFLHFLSTIEGKQPGDPVKAANTIIQVVESENPPLRLVLGKYAYHKFREKIESLTQELDAWETLAANTDFEDA
- a CDS encoding sensor histidine kinase, which codes for MLCVEDLLILEPFQHLPQGRLEWLCDRAQTVSLRVGDVLVHEGDPHRGLFILIRGQMVITRRSEGVEIPLGRHDAPAYFGEVQVLTDEPVPVTLRAITDCDLYEIEGDDFRKLVHECREFERMVFRLVERRLRGLESFIRGREKMAALGTLAAGLAHELNNPAAALVRALREMPAAILELQRMNLVYGQHQVEPEHTQLWIQARDAGNDAILTDRVDPVSLSDREERLLNWLEDYGVHQAWKVAEPLAEAGIEIETLEHLMQRWRNDPTEMREMGLHWLALSFEMMAMIKHGLRGAERISELVQSMKSYSFLDQGVQQEVDVHQGLEDTLRLFAYKLKQGIQVKRNYAPQLPTVFAYGSELNQVWTNLIDNAIDAMNGKGLLEITTHLKTHLIRVDIVDSGSGIPAEVQSRIFEPFFTTKPVGQGSGLGLETVRRIVENRHRGAILFESQPGRTCFTVCLPITQEHFNGLW
- a CDS encoding LysR substrate-binding domain-containing protein — its product is MTLEQLRIFLAVAENLHFTRAAETLYITQPAVSAAIQSLETEYSVKLFHRVGRRVEITEAGKLLYVEAQKILEQVMVAERNLRELNNLQQGELRLGASLTIGNYWLPDKISQFQQDYPGIQVNCTLANAEEIAEGTASGRFDLGLVSGEVKSTLRDALLQEVVGRDRLQIVVGQSHPWFHRTIVQVEELLTTPWVLREAGSGAQQVFEQALRNWRVDLSQLSTMLVLTSSEMVKAIVERGNAAAALPELMVYKELQLKTLKAVQVVVQDSDASTILEIVQPILKLKHAQRFQAQTMLAFEKILQRQVAIAQSLSTCLKATP
- a CDS encoding phosphoadenylyl-sulfate reductase, translated to MAQLTTQTLTESEIPALEAELSRQTPQKILERALSLFDNIAISFSGAEDVVLIDMAYRLNRQIQVFSLDTGRLHPETYQFIEQVRKHYGIAIEIMYPDATQVETLVQTKGLFSFYEDGHQECCGIRKVAPLRRKLSTLDAWITGQRQDQSPTTRGNVPVVQLDHAFSIEGKPLVKFNPLSHWTSADVWMYIRSYEIPYNPLHERGFVSIGCEPCTRPVLPNQHEREGRWWWEDAGKKECGLHAVNQSSTLVADTDK